One genomic segment of Gopherus flavomarginatus isolate rGopFla2 chromosome 11, rGopFla2.mat.asm, whole genome shotgun sequence includes these proteins:
- the LOC127031687 gene encoding olfactory receptor 49-like, whose protein sequence is MENQTAVTEFILLGFTDICRLQILLFVLLLITYVLTLAGNILIISITLVDRCFQTPMYFFLRNFSFLDIGFTSASIPKVLFNLASGHQSISVAGCFSQCLFYLTVGTAEFYLLAAMSFDRYIAICNPLHYTSIMTSHFCDWLVLASWLIGLGYVIVPLVLLFRLPFSGPNIINHFFCDSAALLELACTDTRLLGLLSFLLATGSILGTLAITVVSYFKVISVEMRIPSTAERQKAFPTCSSHITVISITYSSCIFVYFTPTWRSRLDLRGAVALLNNVVSPLLNPFIYSLRNKQVKEALRDALSQSAVFSKNPKM, encoded by the coding sequence ATGGAGAACCAAACTGCAGTGACAGAGTTTATCCTTCTGGGCTTCACAGATATTTGCAGGCTGCAGATCCTGCTCTTCGTTTTGTTACTTATCACCTATGTCTTGACCTTAGCTGGAAACATTCTCATTATCTCCATCACTCTGGTGGACAGGTGCTTCCAGACGCCCATGTATTTTTTCCTCAGGAATTTCTCATTTTTGGATATTGGCTTCACCTCAGCGTCCATCCCAAAAGTTTTGTTCAACCTGGCATCAGGTCATCAGTCCATATCTGTGGCTGGGTGTTTTTCACAATGTCTATTTTATCTCACTGTGGGCACTGCTGAGTTTTACCTGTTGGCGGCCATGTCCTTCGATAGGTACATAGCCATCTGCAACCCCCTGCACTACACATCCATCATGACCAGTCACTTCTGTGACTGGCTGGTGCTGGCCTCTTGGCTTATTGGTTTAGGATATGTGATCGTCCCGCTTGTTCTATTGTTCCGGTTGCCATTCTCTGGCCCCAACATCattaaccatttcttctgtgacagtGCTGCATTGCTTGAACTTGCCTGCACAGACACCCGGCTCCTAGGACTCCTGTCTTTCCTCTTGGCCACAGGCAGCATACTGGGCACTTTAGCCATCACTGTCGTCTCCTATTTCAAGGTCATCTCCGTGGAGATGCGCATCCCCTCCACAGCCGAGAGGCAGAAAGCTTtccccacctgctcctctcacatcACCGTGATCTCCATCACCTACAGCAGCTGCATTTTCGTGTATTTCACacccacatggagaagcaggcTGGACTTGCGCGGAGCTGTGGCTCTTCTTAACAACGTTGTGTCCCCTCTGCTCAACCccttcatctacagcctgaggaacaaacAGGTGAAAGAGGCCTTGAGGGACGCACTCAGCCAGAGCGCGGTATTTTCTAAGAACCCAAAGATGTGA
- the LOC127031688 gene encoding olfactory receptor 6C4-like yields the protein MPNRTAVVEFILLGLTNDNHLSIGIFLVLLATFLLILMGNIIIVTITLVDHRLQTPMYFFLRNFSFLETCFTLVIIPWFLYSLLTGRKALSRPTCLLQSFFFFFLGSSVFFHLAVMSFDRYMAICNPLHYITVMRNRVCLYLVLGCWLASFLLVLPTTVLFVHLPFCGPNIINHFYCHTAPLLQLSCTDTGIIEVGALVTAVLTLLSTLTVTIISYGCIISMFMRIPSSAGRKKAFSTCSAHLTVVMILYSSSIFRYIRPGQHRGCDFDNVVSFLYTVVTQLFNPYIYALRKEQVKQALKDACDRVCFKHPNRV from the coding sequence ATGCCAAACCGCACTGCAGTGGTGGAATTCATCCTGTTGGGACTTACCAACGACAATCATTTGAGCATCGGCATATTCCTAGTTCTATTAGCGACCTTCCTCTTGATCCTGATGGGAAACATCATCATTGTCACCATCACCCTGGTGGACCATCGCCTCCAAAcgcccatgtatttcttcctcaggaACTTCTCCTTCTTGGAAACATGCTTCACCCTCGTCATCATCCCCTGGTTCCTCTACAGCCTCCTGACAGGGAGAAAAGCCCTTTCTCGCCCCACTTGTTTACTTcagtcatttttctttttcttcctgggCTCCTCTGTGTTTTTCCACCTGGCTGTAATGTCCTTTGACCGGTACATGGCTATCTGCAACCCACTACATTACATCACTGTCATGAGAAACAGGGTCTGCCTCTACTTAGTGCTTGGCTGCTGGCTGGCAAGTTTCCTCCTAGTGCTTCCTACCACGGTTCTCTTTGTCCACTTGCCGTTCTGTGGCCCCAATATCATAAATCACTTCTACTGTCACACAGCCCCGTTGCTCCAACTCTCCTGCACAGACACCGGGATCATTGAAGTAGGGGCCCTGGTAACAGCTGTACTTACGCTGCTCAGTACGCTGACGGTCACCATCATCTCTTATGGCTGTATCATCTCCATGTTCATGCGCATCCCATCCTCTGCGGGCAggaaaaaggccttttccacctgctctgcccacctcACGGTTGTGATGATATTGTACAGTAGCTCTATTTTCAGGTACATTCGACCAGGTCAGCATCGTGGGTGCGACTTTGATAATGTTGTGTCCTTTCTTTACACGGTGGTCACCCAGCTCTTTAATCCCTACATCTATGCTCTcaggaaagaacaagtcaaacaGGCCCTGAAGGATGCCTGTGACAGAGTATGTTTTAAGCATCCAAATCGGGtctga
- the LOC127031689 gene encoding olfactory receptor 6J1-like, which translates to MENHTSTVEEFILLGFPIRQETEILLSVMLLCLYLLTLFSNMVILCIVYADGRLHTPMYFFLCNLSALDLFFTSMTVPKMLQNLLSEDKSISFAGCMAQSYFYFFLGTMEFFLLTSMSYDRYVAVCSLLHYPILMSSRVCAQMMMTCWLGGLLSILFPTIMISRLSYCRSNVIDHFFCDSGPLLELSCTDTNLVELIDFMLSSLVILSSLTLTMISYVFIISTILRIPTNTGQNKAFSTCASHLTLVLMSCSISIFMYVTPSQKSTLEMQKIPAVLNSIVNPLLNPFIYTLRNNIVKKVLRETFSHSKALVFRSVGGLFLICAAPCRKRSVA; encoded by the coding sequence ATGGAGAACCACACTTCAACTGTGGAAGAGTTCATCCTCTTGGGGTTTCCCATCCGACAGGAGACAGAGATCCTGCTCTCTGTGATGCTGCTATGCTTGTACCTTTTGACATTATTCAGCAACATGGTCATTCTCTGCATTGTCTATGCTGACGGCCGCCtacacacccccatgtacttcttcctctgTAATCTCTCAGCATTGGACCTATTTTTTACCTCGATGACTGTGCCCAAGATGCTGCAGAACCTCCTCTCGGAAGATAAATCCATCTCCTTCGCTGGCTGCATGGCCCAGTCCTACTTCTACTTCTTCCTGGGCACGATGGAGTTCTTCCTCTTGACCTCCATGTCCTACGACCGATATGTTGCCGTATGCAGCCTGCTGCACTACCCCATCCTCATGAGTAGCCGTGTCTGTGCCCAGATGATGATGACCTGTTGGCTGGGTGGGCTTCTCTCCATCCTCTTCCCAACCATCATGATTTCCAGGTTGTCCTACTGCCGTTCCAATGTCATTGACCATTTTTTTTGTGATTCTGGCCCCTTGCTGGAGCTCTCCTGCACTGACACAAATCTGGTTGAGCTGATAGACTTCATGTTATCTTCTCTTGTCATCCTCAGCTCATTAACCCTAACGATGATCTCCTATGTCttcatcatctccaccatcctgcgCATCCCAACCAACACTGGCCAGAATAaagccttcagcacctgtgcctcCCACCTGACCCTGGTTCTCATGTCCTGCAGTATCTCCATCTTCATGTATGTGACACCGTCACAGAAGTCCACTTTGGAGATGCAAAAGATCCCTGCCGTGCTCAACAGCATAGTTAACCCACTGCTAAATCCCTTTATCTACACCTTACGGAACAACATAGTCAAGAAGGTTTTGAGGGAGACTTTCAGCCACAGCAAAGCACTTGTATTTCGTAGTGTGGGCggattatttttaatttgtgcTGCTCCTTGCAGAAAGAGAAGTGTAGCATAG
- the LOC127031871 gene encoding olfactory receptor 49-like codes for MKNQSTMVEFIILGLSNSHRLNITLFVVLLVIFLLTIMGNITVVSLSLVDHRLQSPMYYFLRNFSFLEICFTSVIMPRFLYSLLTERKSISLPGCFLQLLLFFVLGTCIFFHVGMMSFDRYMAICRPLHYGTIMNGRVCFQLVLGCWVMSFLLIFPPTFIVVLLPFCGPNVINHFYCDTAALLQLSRVDTGHIEVMLLVSATIILLGTLTVTIVSYGCIISTIMRIPSTTGRKKAFSTCSAHLMVVVILYSSSIFRYIRPEQRGARDFDKVVSFLYSVVAQLFNPYIYALRNEQVKQVLKGVCGRAFSKSVRFS; via the coding sequence ATGAAGAACCAGAGCACCATGGTGGAATTCATCATCTTGGGCCTGTCCAACAGCCACCGTTTAAACATCACCCTGTTTGTGGTTCTATTAGTTATCTTCCTGTTGACCATAATGGGTAACATCACTGTTGTCAGCCTCTCTTTGGTGGACCATCGCCTCCAGTCGCCCATGTATTATTTCCTGAGGAACTTCTCTTTTTTGGAAATTTGTTTCACCTCTGTCATCATGCCCAGGTTCCTCTACAGCCTCCTGACAGAGAGaaaatctatttccctccctggttgtttccttcagttgttgttgttctttgtcCTGGGCACCTGTATATTTTTCCATGTGGGTATGATGTCCTTTGACCGCTACATGGCTATCTGCCGTCCCTTGCATTACGGCACCATCATGAATGGCAGGGTCTGCTTCCAGTTAGTGCTGGGCTGCTGGGTGATGAGTTTTCTCTTAATATTTCCTCCAACATTTATAGTTGTGCTGTTACCATTCTGTGGCCCCAATGTCATAAACCACTTCTACTGCGACACGGCCGCATTGCTCCAACTCTCCCGTGTAGACACGGGACACATTGAGGTAATGCTCTTGGTTTCAGCAACGATTATCTTACTTGGTACTTTAACAGTCACTATTGTTTCCTATGGCTGTATCATCTCCACTATCATGCGCATCCCGTCCACCACAGGAAGGAAAAAAGCCTTTTCCACTTGCTCCGCTCACCTGATGGTGGTTGTGATATTGTACAGCAGCTCCATCTTCAGGTACATCCGACCAGAACAGCGGGGAGCGAGGGACTTTGACAAAGTCGTGTCCTTTCTGTACTCTGTGGTTGCTCAACTCTTTAACCCCTACATCTACGCTCTCCGCAACGAACAAGTCAAACAGGTTCTGAAGGGCGTCTGTGGCAGAGCATTTTCTAAATCTGTGAGGTTCTCATGA